In the bacterium genome, ATTAATACTTTTTGGAACCCTCTGGTTTATAGTAGATAGCACAAAGGTGGGTAAGGCCATTCGGGCCGTGGCTGATGACCCGATCGGGGCCAGTGTCTCCGGGATTTATCCTGAAAAGGTTATTCTTTATGCCTTTGGCATCGGCTCTGTTCTCGCGGGGATGGCCGGGGTTTTAATCTCCCTGGAGACAAACATAGAGCCTACCATGGGGCTCAATGCCATTCTTAAGGGGATTATTGCCTCCATCGTTGGAGGCATAGGAAGTATCCCCGGGGCTGTTTTGGGAGGCTTTTTCCTCGGCATCATTGAAAACCTTGGAATCTGGAAGATACAGGCCGGATGGAAGGACACCATCGCCTTTGCAGTGCTTATAGTCTTTTTGCTCTTTAAACCAGAGGGGATACTCGGTACTCGTAAGAATAAAGATAGGGTATAATAATACAAGTTATAAGACGTTGGGGGGGTTTTATATGGGTAAAAAGAAAGAATATAGATTTATGGTAATTATCGAGCCCTGTGAGGAGGGTGGTTTTTTTGCCATGTGTCCGGCATTTCCAGGTTGCCACGTCGAAGGCGAAACCTATGAAGAGACCCTTAATGAAATGAAGGCGGCTATAGATGCGTTTATTGCCGACTATAAGGAAGAG is a window encoding:
- a CDS encoding branched-chain amino acid ABC transporter permease is translated as MYLPLRKHRAPGLVFLIASFGVYIFIQNFLQLIYGAQILTLRTGPVVEGYQIYSAVITPIQILLLSVSLILFGTLWFIVDSTKVGKAIRAVADDPIGASVSGIYPEKVILYAFGIGSVLAGMAGVLISLETNIEPTMGLNAILKGIIASIVGGIGSIPGAVLGGFFLGIIENLGIWKIQAGWKDTIAFAVLIVFLLFKPEGILGTRKNKDRV
- a CDS encoding type II toxin-antitoxin system HicB family antitoxin; translated protein: MGKKKEYRFMVIIEPCEEGGFFAMCPAFPGCHVEGETYEETLNEMKAAIDAFIADYKEEGEPIPEDDVTITTLRVAV